The Prunus persica cultivar Lovell chromosome G8, Prunus_persica_NCBIv2, whole genome shotgun sequence genome includes a region encoding these proteins:
- the LOC18766981 gene encoding short-chain type dehydrogenase/reductase, producing MAAQITGPEAQNSSSSSLPLNGRVAIVTGSSRGIGGAIATQLHSLGAKLVINYASSNSTQADQLASELNSCENTQSKAIAVRADVSDPEQVKHLFDRAEQEFETQAHIVVNCAGILNPKLPTLAETSVEDWDKTFSVNARGAFLVSREAARRLRRGGGGRIIAISTSLVRALKPGYGAYAASKAAAETMTKILAKELKGSRITVNCVAPGPVATELFFAGKSEETVKKIAEACPLNRLGEPKDVAQVVGFLAGDAGEWVNGQVIRVNGGYVI from the coding sequence ATGGCTGCTCAGATCACCGGCCCCGAAGCCCAAaactcctcttcctcttcccttcCCCTCAACGGCCGTGTGGCAATCGTCACCGGAAGCTCGCGCGGCATCGGCGGCGCCATTGCAACCCAACTCCACTCCCTCGGCGCCAAGCTGGTCATCAATTACGCCTCCTCAAATTCAACGCAAGCAGACCAATTAGCTTCCGAGCTCAACAGTTGCGAAAATACCCAATCCAAAGCCATTGCAGTTCGAGCTGACGTCTCAGATCCCGAGCAGGTAAAGCATCTCTTCGACAGAGCAGAGCAAGAATTCGAGACCCAAGCCCACATCGTCGTGAACTGCGCCGGAATTTTGAACCCAAAGCTTCCAACTTTGGCCGAGACGAGCGTGGAGGATTGGGACAAGACCTTCAGCGTGAACGCCAGAGGGGCATTTTTGGTATCTAGGGAGGCGGCGAGGAGGCTGAGACGCGGCGGCGGCGGCAGAATCATCGCGATTTCGACCTCGCTCGTCCGGGCGCTGAAGCCAGGATATGGAGCTTACGCGGCGTCGAAGGCGGCGGCGGAGACGATGACGAAGATTTTGGCGAAGGAGCTGAAGGGGAGCAGGATAACGGTGAATTGCGTGGCGCCGGGGCCCGTTGCGACGGAGTTGTTCTTCGCAGGGAAGAGTGAGGAGACGGTGAAGAAGATTGCAGAGGCTTGCCCTCTGAATCGGCTGGGGGAGCCCAAGGATGTGGCTCAGGTGGTGGGTTTCTTGGCAGGGGATGCTGGGGAGTGGGTCAACGGCCAAGTCATTAGAGTCAACGGTGGATATGTCATCTGA